From the Flavobacterium gyeonganense genome, the window AGAATAGTATTCGAAGTTTCTTCCATTTAACGGATTTCTTTGAATATTCAACGCAGGCGCTAATAAAACGTCAACTCCATATTCTTTAACTTCATTCCCCATTGCTTTACCAACTTGTTCCAGCAAAACTGTATTCCATGTTGACGCTAAAGCCGTTCCAACCGGAAAAGCCGTTGCATAATACGTTTTAGAATCATTTTCTCTTGTTGGCGCAATTCTTAAGCCGGCAGGACCATCGGCTACAACAGTCGCAGGAATTCCGAAACGTTCAAAAGAAGCAGTTCCTCCCGCCGCTCCCGGTACAAGACCTTGTTTCGAATCTCCAACCGGACCTGTTAAAACTTCAATTCCAGGCATTCCCGTTCCGATCAGTAATTCTACTTTTTCAGCATTGGTCATTTCCTTAATGATGGCTTCAATTCTTTGATTAACAGACAGACGTGTATCTTCCCATACATCTAATTTTCCGTTTTTATTGAAATCGGTAAACGTAAATCCGTTAATCGTAATTACAGGATCTTTCTCGTTTACGGGTAACTTTTTAAAAGACAAGTTCGAAAGTACAAGCGCTGTTAAAAGCGTTATTCTCACTGTTTTTGTAACCTTATGTTTCATACTATATAGTTTTAAAGTGGTTTTTTAATTTAAAAATCCCTGAAGCGTCAGCCATTCTTCAAATCGTGTTTCCCAGGAATCAACAGGCAGATTTTGTTTTCCAGTTCCAAAACCGTGTCCGCCTTTTGAATACATATGCAACTCGACCGTCTGCCCAGCATCCAGCCATTTATTATACATCTGAATACTCCTCGGAGCTAGTTTTAACTGATCGTCGCTCGCTGCACAAACAAACATCGGAATTTTTTTTTCTGGAACAGGAATACTCAAAAGTTCTAATCTTGGTCCGCCGTAAATATTGGCTACAAAATCGGGCAATTGGTCTTTCGTGTTGTCTAAAACGGTTTCCATCGCAACTGTACTTCCGGCAGAAAAACCAATTATTCCGACTTTTTTAATATCAATTCCATATTTCGAAGCATTCGCTCTAACATATTTCAAAGCATTTTTCCCGTCTTGTGCTGCTAACTGAATTGTTGCCGCAGCGTTTTTTTCGAATGCTGCTCTGTCTTTCAGTTTGTCCATCATTTCTCTTGCGGGGTCGTTGGTTTCCGTTTTGTTCAAACGGTATTTTAAAACAAAAGCAGTGATTCCTTTTTTACTTAACATTTCTGCTAATTCTTTTCCTTCTCTATTAATGGATAAACTTTGAAAACCGCCGCCCGGCGCAATCACAATGGCAGTTCCCGTATTTTTAACCCCTTTTGGAACTTGATAAACCAATAATGACGGATCTATAACATTGTAAACTACTTCAGTTTTGAATAAATCCGAATACATTTGGGCTTCTTTTTGTGTCCAGTTTTCAGATCCGGGCGCTTTTCCTTCGTATAACTTTATACTTTCTTGTGCTTTTGCTCCGCTTACTAATAATGTGAAGAAAGCAGAAAGCAGGATTATTTGATTTTTCATAGTGTATTCTTTGTTTATTATTTCATGCAGATTTTTTATAGTTCTCGCAAAGTCGCTAAGACGCTAAGATTAAAAACTTAAAAGAAACTTTGCGATTTTGCGAGATTAAAAAAACAATTACTTCTTATAAGCCTCCGTACGAGCGTCTTTTATAACACCTTTCCAATTCAATCCAAAAGCAAAATCATAAATATTTCCTTCTGAATCTTTATGCGGAATCATATCAAACGGA encodes:
- a CDS encoding alpha/beta hydrolase translates to MKNQIILLSAFFTLLVSGAKAQESIKLYEGKAPGSENWTQKEAQMYSDLFKTEVVYNVIDPSLLVYQVPKGVKNTGTAIVIAPGGGFQSLSINREGKELAEMLSKKGITAFVLKYRLNKTETNDPAREMMDKLKDRAAFEKNAAATIQLAAQDGKNALKYVRANASKYGIDIKKVGIIGFSAGSTVAMETVLDNTKDQLPDFVANIYGGPRLELLSIPVPEKKIPMFVCAASDDQLKLAPRSIQMYNKWLDAGQTVELHMYSKGGHGFGTGKQNLPVDSWETRFEEWLTLQGFLN